ACCTGTACAGCAGGCAGAGCTAACAGTGATGAAGTGGAATAATGACAGAACACAGCTTGAATTTCTGAAACAATACTTTGGGCAAGACTGTGTTGACTGGCTGAACAAGTTCTTACGTTTGTCTAAAGCTACTCTTGAGAAAGCAGGTATAGTATCAGAGTTACCAGGAGAGACAGCTGATCATTTCTTTCCTGCATGTGCAGATCCCAGATAAACCGTGTTTTAACAGACAGCTTGATAAATCTATGCAGGTCAACATTCAATTAGAGACTGATAAACTGTGATAAGCAGAAATAGCATGTGTTTCCTGTTTTGTTCCCCGTTCTCTGTTTACTTCTAGATCCTCCTAAAGTGTCTCTGCTGCAGAAGAACCCAGACTCTCCTGTGGAATGTCATGTCACAGGTTTTCTCTTCAGAAACACAACCATCTCATGGAAGAAGAATGGACAAGCTATGAGTGATAAATTGGAGTCTAGAGACACATTACCAAATGAGGACAGGACCTTCCAGAGGACTGTAGCCCTCTATGTCCATCCAGATGAATGGAAGAAGAACCAGTACACTTGTGTGGTGGAGCACAAGAGTTTGACTGAGACCAGCCAGAAGATTCTGACTGAAGATGAGATCACGAGGAACAGTAAGTTGAAACCTGGTACATTTTTCTACATGTACATTTGACTTCTTTTAGGGGCCAAACACTTACAATGAGAATGGCttcactttttaatgtttttttttggtttttttaatgtttgtttgttttgtcgttgttgttgtttaggTTTTTCTGCCGtatcattttgtgtgaatgtTTCTCTGTGTTCTAGGACCTGGATTATATGTTCCAGTCAGTATCCTAGTTGTTGCACTGATTGTACTGTATGTAATTTGGAAATGCAGGAAGTAATCCAAAGCTTGTAAGTACTAATGAGATATATAATTCCCATCATAAGTGCAAATGTTTCTtcatgtgtttctgtgtgtggcAGTACAATGAAGAAGAGTGCAGTGAATGTGCCCTTTGCTGttttatattgttgtttttattttattttctaaaatcatcAAACTTTAAGAACTCTGTTGATGGTGTGTGAATTGATATGtgaatcttttaaaaatattctttacattttttcattacAGCATGATGCACCTCCATTTATCTCACTTCACAGCCAACAAGAAGAACAAATGTATTCCAAAACACATACAGAACATTCACAGGCTCTTATCTCCTCTCCAGAAGACTGTGGTGTGTGAGTGAGCAGCACCTCAtgcacaaaatcactttccagaaccTTTACCTTCACAGTTCCTCACCGGTGGAACAATCTTCCCAACCCTACCCAACAACAGGGTAGGGTCCTTTTATAAaggattaaaaacaaaagacttttaaagattattttttcATGAGCATTCAACTATACATActtaaaataatctttttttttaatatacttttactTATTCTTCCGTCTCTAATCATTGGATTTTAGCATTTCTTTTAGAAAGAATCACTTTAGCCACTTTTCCACCATCAGGCCACACCGTTCTCTTTGCTGAACCGTTTCATTCCATGCTGATAACGGAACTCTTTGGAAATGTGTCAGTCATTAGACGGAAGAGTTTACAGACGTTATGAGATGTAAATTGTAGGGCTGGATATCAGTTTAGATGTCCCAATTTGATTCGATTACAATTCACAAGGTCTCGATTCAATTTCGATTCTCGATTTTTTTAATTTCGATTCTCAATTCGAttcaatgaaataataataaaataaattaataaaatagttattgtttttgacCAATGTATCCTTatgttgtaaataaataataacctTAAGTTATTAATAGGTGACCCAGTACCATTTGTACCATTTCCATGGAGATATTAGAATGCATTTTACCAATcagatgtttatatatttatgcacATATCTTATATGTCTAAGTACTATATATGTGCCTTATATCCTGTGGATATTGtaataaataaggttatgacacccaatattttagataccagtgaaaTTTAACAATTCTCAATTCCGTTTGAGAACACAGCTAAAGaacaaaagaacaaataattaaattataagcAATAGTacaaatactgtaaataaatacaatagaacaaagatacaaatgaaataatcagTGCTTTTAAGGTTTTTTTAGGTAGGTCTAAAAgtggttttcaggtacagaaattgagtaatcaaatgtaaaataatactgcAAATAATCTTCACTGTACAAACTAAATAAAGGtcaatccttattaaagttaaaaaaacaacaacatatattcagtgagtgattttctcttttgtagtttgattaaaaacacaaacagctGCAGGAAtattaggttgctgtcactttaagctaatgcacggatccaatatactgatacacatgcgtCCTTTATTTACTGCTTACCATAaccataaccgactatgtttagATACTCGCAAAGGCAGGCATTTTGAGATAAGTTTGTGTGAATTTGCCCATTTAGGTGCAAGGAGAGGTGAAAgagaattaattttattatttgcatgctGGCTTAGACGTGCAGCTATGAGCGCTTTGGGTGTGCGCGCACAAAACTTCTCACATGGCGCGTGCACCAGGTTCTCTTTCTCTTGAATGCTTAAATTGGCAAGACTTAAacgtgcaaatgataaactttcgtGACAATGCAGTGCTTTCCCGATCGGGAGACTGACAGTTCCTTCAACTGTCCGGAACGTCTTTCACACTGAAAGGCGCGCCTGCGTC
This genomic stretch from Megalobrama amblycephala isolate DHTTF-2021 linkage group LG2, ASM1881202v1, whole genome shotgun sequence harbors:
- the LOC125263212 gene encoding major histocompatibility complex class I-related gene protein-like; the encoded protein is MKFIIFLIFIPLVYSELHTFMTTYTGISGQNFTGTPEFSAVTTLDGHQIDYYDSDIKKLIPKQDWMEEFATIDTWKEDTEIRKHVQQVYKNNIHVLMERFSHSHGVHTFQRMYGCNLDDETGETQGFDQYAYDGEDFISLDLKELRYITPVQQAELTVMKWNNDRTQLEFLKQYFGQDCVDWLNKFLRLSKATLEKADPPKVSLLQKNPDSPVECHVTGFLFRNTTISWKKNGQAMSDKLESRDTLPNEDRTFQRTVALYVHPDEWKKNQYTCVVEHKSLTETSQKILTEDEITRNRPGLYVPVSILVVALIVLYVIWKCRK